The Ranitomeya variabilis isolate aRanVar5 chromosome 7, aRanVar5.hap1, whole genome shotgun sequence genome includes a window with the following:
- the LOC143785097 gene encoding pituitary tumor-transforming gene 1 protein-interacting protein-like produces the protein MFTLVTRGPRHRWSLESGLCDSSPATKQRRCSDRHRCRYRCSVASCEGTFRHILPSSSLCTLKDARWGICWVNYEALIITLSVIGGAIILSLILCCCCCCRKKKNRNSSLETEKSVREKEERRVRQEERRVQMKSRHDEIRKKYGLFKEDNPYSKFDS, from the exons atgtttaccctggttacccggggacctcggcatcgttggtcgctggagagcggtctgtgtgacagctctccagcgaccaaacagcgacgctgcagcgatcggcatcgttgtcgctatcgctgcagcgtcgcttcgtgtgaaggtacctttagacacatCCTGCCTTCCTCATCGCTGTGTACACTAAAGGATGCTCGCTGGGGGATATGCTGGG TTAACTATGAAGCTTTGATTATTACCCTCTCTGTGATCGGAGGAGCCATCATCTTGTCCCTGatcctctgctgctgctgctgttgcaggAAAAAGAAGAACAGAAA CTCAAGTCTAGAGACTGAAAAATCCgtgagagagaaggaggagagacgAGTCCGCCAGGAAGAAAG GAGGGTCCAGATGAAGTCCCGACACGATGAAATAAGGAAGAAATACG GTTTGTTTAAGGAAGATAATCCCTACTCCAAGTTTGACAGTTAA